One stretch of Bombus pascuorum chromosome 14, iyBomPasc1.1, whole genome shotgun sequence DNA includes these proteins:
- the LOC132913878 gene encoding ubiquitin carboxyl-terminal hydrolase 8-like isoform X1: MSKKVSLQYSSIKDLQQKTKINYIGKKPSDIYKRLPDMYNLAENAKLQGEEEKQYIMLKRWMNCIDWLKTTREYRDDRTFLNMHIKQINEVKKLLADLNQRLDARYKLQLKETTSEKINVEKMDVDNERGIDAFMTSVDGPIKLPETPTRDPLVSDNEEIINCDQLFQLIQKADSRYLIIDIRPKLKYEASRILSDKSVNIPNTIIKPGKLTTYFEEYLRKDKKSLDLFKHRAAQYVDVIILTDWDTSSKTLTPENHLNILRKILEDWDPGIKYKRITILDGGYAEWLTRYPAFTTNPNIVEPSLHDIADEILDNIEYPELIHLDEEENIIKSRENKLIKLKPVNKNEIASKGSITNDKMWYKHMDSEISNNITMRPKNFMNSSIEADKVPKSNTSSRQYDNNSLNLQHKRTSNIIKKNDMKPIVDRSSKPVSLDTSNSESKVVLKLMKQLNELAKNKQDLDQEILEQERTLYMQHDTKYKGSNEEEYIHSNVKALHSKLEDKQKEYKKIEDELTKYYGKMESIKFNPTEENEKGNLEFTLALLKRRMKDTSAERKKLREISMKNNYKELSIKENENNIHKEPLKMDSTSMGGNLERSYSSPNLLQLMDRKAPQVDRSSKPQVSSYNHNGTYGDNKMSHLSWANREERMTPVHGSVYPGITGLKNLGNSCYMNSIIQCLSNTTHLAKYFMDNLYADDLNTNNDNNTQGQVVEEVAQVIKALWRGQYKSISPHDLKIAVGQYKLQFESYEQQDSHEFLTFLLDWMHDDLKKNCKVPLEMTVAEKAWDKAMDSQKSIISDLFFGQLRSTITCSFCKQSSTTYEIFNSLTMSLPHANRCTLNDCILKFVSGQKVVGWKCPKCQTPREATKKFDFVKLAPIMVIHLNRFAESGGWLEKRNTAVDFPLTDFNLKPYLVADSSSATISNIRSYNYSYSLYAMSNHYGTMEGGHYTAFCKNATQNKWYKYDDQTVTEVTVNQVRSQNTNAYLLFYTSFSSNIM, translated from the exons ATGTCTAAGAAAGTATCCTTACAATATAGCAGCATAAAAGATCTACAGCAAAAGACCAAAATCAATTACATTGGGAAAAAGCCCTCAGATATTTACAAAAGGCTCCCTGATATGTATAATCTGGCTGAGAATGCCAAGTTACaaggagaggaagagaagCAATATATCATGTTAAAAAGATGGATGAACTGCATTGATTGGTTGAAAACCACTCGAGAATATAGAGATGACAGAACATTCTTGAATATGCATATCAAACAG ATCAATGAAGTAAAAAAACTACTTGCGGACTTGAATCAAAGATTAGATGCACGATACAAACTGCAGTTGAAAGAGACAACATCGGAGAAGATTAATGTAGAAAAAATGGATGTAGATAACGAAAGAGGAATAGATGCTTTTATGACTTCTGTTGATGGTCCTATAAAGTTACCTGAGACACCAACTAGGGATCCATTGGTCAGTGataatgaagaaattataaactGTGATCaactatttcaattaatacaaaaagCAGATAGTAGATATTTGATTATTGATATCAGACCTAAGTTGAAATATGAAGCTTCAAGAATATTATCTGACAAATCTGTTAATATTCCTAATACCATAATAAAACCTGG CAAATTAACAACGTATTTTGAAGAATATCTTCGCAAAGATAAGAAATCTCTAGACTTGTTTAAACATAGGGCAGCACAATATGTCGATGTTATAATCCTGACCGATTGGGATACATCGAGCAAAACATTGACGCCTGAAAACCACTTAAATATACTAAGGAAAATTTTAGAAGATTGGGATCctggtataaaatataaaagaattacgATTTTGGATGGTGGTTACGCGGAATGGTTAACTCGGTATCCAGCATTTACAACAAATCCTAATATTGTAGAGCCTAGTTTACACGACATTGCAGACGAAATATTAGATAACATAGAGTACCCTGAATTAATACACTTAgacgaggaagaaaatattattaagtcACGtgaaaataaactaattaaattaaagccAGTAAATAAGAACGAAATCGCGTCGAAAGGTAGCATTACGAATGATAAAATGTGGTACAAACATATGGACTCAGAAATAAGTAACAATATTACTATGCGCCCtaagaattttatgaatagtTCTATTGAAGCAGATAAAGTCCCCAAAAGCAACACGAGTTCACGACAATATGATAATAATTCGTTGAATCTTCAGCATAAGAGAacatcgaatattattaagaaGAATGACATGAAACCAATAGTAGATAGAAGTAGCAAACCAGTTTCCTTGGACACTTCTAATTCAGAATCGAAAGTAGTTTTGAAGTTAATGAAACAGTTAAATGAGTTGGCAAAGAATAAACAGGACTTGGATCAAGAAATCTTAGAACAAGAACGCACTTTGTACATGCAACATGATACTAAGTACAAAGGTTCGAATGAGGAGGAATATATTCATAGTAATGTAAAGGCTTTGCACTCGAAATTGGAAGATAAG CAAaaagaatataagaaaatcGAAGATGAACTTACCAAATATTATGGAAAAATggaatcaattaaatttaatcctacagaggaaaacgaaaagggCAATCTCGAGTTCACCCTAGCTTTACTGAAACGGCGAATGAAAGATACTTCTGCGGAGCGAAAAAAATTACGAGA AAtatctatgaaaaataattacaaagaattatcgataaaagagaatgaaaataatatccaCAAGGAACCTCTGAAAATGGATAGTACATCAATGGGAGGAAATTTAGAGCGTTCGTACTCCAGTCCAAACTTATTACAG TTGATGGATCGTAAAGCACCGCAAGTAGACAGAAGCTCGAAGCCACAAGTCTCGTCGTACAATCATAATGGGACTTATGGTGATAATAAAATGTCCCATTTGAGTTGGGCGAATCGGGAAGAAAGAATGACACCTGTTCATGGAAGTGTT TATCCAGGCATTACAGGGTTAAAAAACTTAGGCAACTCGTGTTACATGAACAGTATTATACAGTGCTTAAGTAATACCACGCATTTAGCCAAATACTTTATGGACAATTTGTACGCCGATGACCTAAATACTAATAACGATAACAATACGCAAGGCCAGGTTGTGGAAGAAGTAGCTCAAGTGATTAAAGCACTCTGGAGAGGTCAATACAAGAGCATATCACCACATGATCTTAAG ATCGCCGTGGGAcaatacaaattacaatttgaAAGTTACGAACAACAAGACTCTCATGAGTTCCTCACTTTTCTCCTAGATTGGATGCATGACGATCTAAAAAAG AATTGTAAAGTGCCTCTGGAAATGACAGTCGCCGAGAAAGCCTGGGATAAAGCGATGGATTCCCAAAAATCCATAATATCAGACTTGTTCTTTGGACAATTAAGGTCTACTATCACGTGCAGCTTTTGCAAGCAAAGTAGTACCACGTATGAGATTTTCAATAGCTTGACAATGTCGTTACCTCATGCCAATCGGTGTACATTAAAC gactgcattttaaaatttgtaagtgGACAGAAGGTAGTAGGATGGAAGTGTCCAAAGTGCCAGACACCTCGAGAAGCTACGAAGAAATTTGATTTCGTAAAATTGGCGCCTATTATGGTTATACATTTAAATCGTTTCGCCGAGAGTGGTGGATGGCTCGAGAAACGAAACACTGCTGTAGATTTTCCACTCACAGATTTCAATTTGAAACCATACTTGGTGGCGGATAGTAGCAGTGCTACAATTTCGAATATTCGCAGTTATAATTATAGTTACAGTTTATATGCAATGTCTAACCATTATGGGACCATGGAAGGCGGCCATTATACGGCCTTCTGTAAAAACGCGACCCAAAATAA GTGGTATAAATACGACGATCAAACAGTCACGGAAGTTACGGTGAATCAAGTAAGGTCTCAGAACACCAATGCCTATCTCttattttatacatctttCTCGAgcaacattatgtag
- the LOC132913878 gene encoding ubiquitin carboxyl-terminal hydrolase 8-like isoform X2: MDVDNERGIDAFMTSVDGPIKLPETPTRDPLVSDNEEIINCDQLFQLIQKADSRYLIIDIRPKLKYEASRILSDKSVNIPNTIIKPGKLTTYFEEYLRKDKKSLDLFKHRAAQYVDVIILTDWDTSSKTLTPENHLNILRKILEDWDPGIKYKRITILDGGYAEWLTRYPAFTTNPNIVEPSLHDIADEILDNIEYPELIHLDEEENIIKSRENKLIKLKPVNKNEIASKGSITNDKMWYKHMDSEISNNITMRPKNFMNSSIEADKVPKSNTSSRQYDNNSLNLQHKRTSNIIKKNDMKPIVDRSSKPVSLDTSNSESKVVLKLMKQLNELAKNKQDLDQEILEQERTLYMQHDTKYKGSNEEEYIHSNVKALHSKLEDKQKEYKKIEDELTKYYGKMESIKFNPTEENEKGNLEFTLALLKRRMKDTSAERKKLREISMKNNYKELSIKENENNIHKEPLKMDSTSMGGNLERSYSSPNLLQLMDRKAPQVDRSSKPQVSSYNHNGTYGDNKMSHLSWANREERMTPVHGSVYPGITGLKNLGNSCYMNSIIQCLSNTTHLAKYFMDNLYADDLNTNNDNNTQGQVVEEVAQVIKALWRGQYKSISPHDLKIAVGQYKLQFESYEQQDSHEFLTFLLDWMHDDLKKNCKVPLEMTVAEKAWDKAMDSQKSIISDLFFGQLRSTITCSFCKQSSTTYEIFNSLTMSLPHANRCTLNDCILKFVSGQKVVGWKCPKCQTPREATKKFDFVKLAPIMVIHLNRFAESGGWLEKRNTAVDFPLTDFNLKPYLVADSSSATISNIRSYNYSYSLYAMSNHYGTMEGGHYTAFCKNATQNKWYKYDDQTVTEVTVNQVRSQNTNAYLLFYTSFSSNIM; this comes from the exons ATGGATGTAGATAACGAAAGAGGAATAGATGCTTTTATGACTTCTGTTGATGGTCCTATAAAGTTACCTGAGACACCAACTAGGGATCCATTGGTCAGTGataatgaagaaattataaactGTGATCaactatttcaattaatacaaaaagCAGATAGTAGATATTTGATTATTGATATCAGACCTAAGTTGAAATATGAAGCTTCAAGAATATTATCTGACAAATCTGTTAATATTCCTAATACCATAATAAAACCTGG CAAATTAACAACGTATTTTGAAGAATATCTTCGCAAAGATAAGAAATCTCTAGACTTGTTTAAACATAGGGCAGCACAATATGTCGATGTTATAATCCTGACCGATTGGGATACATCGAGCAAAACATTGACGCCTGAAAACCACTTAAATATACTAAGGAAAATTTTAGAAGATTGGGATCctggtataaaatataaaagaattacgATTTTGGATGGTGGTTACGCGGAATGGTTAACTCGGTATCCAGCATTTACAACAAATCCTAATATTGTAGAGCCTAGTTTACACGACATTGCAGACGAAATATTAGATAACATAGAGTACCCTGAATTAATACACTTAgacgaggaagaaaatattattaagtcACGtgaaaataaactaattaaattaaagccAGTAAATAAGAACGAAATCGCGTCGAAAGGTAGCATTACGAATGATAAAATGTGGTACAAACATATGGACTCAGAAATAAGTAACAATATTACTATGCGCCCtaagaattttatgaatagtTCTATTGAAGCAGATAAAGTCCCCAAAAGCAACACGAGTTCACGACAATATGATAATAATTCGTTGAATCTTCAGCATAAGAGAacatcgaatattattaagaaGAATGACATGAAACCAATAGTAGATAGAAGTAGCAAACCAGTTTCCTTGGACACTTCTAATTCAGAATCGAAAGTAGTTTTGAAGTTAATGAAACAGTTAAATGAGTTGGCAAAGAATAAACAGGACTTGGATCAAGAAATCTTAGAACAAGAACGCACTTTGTACATGCAACATGATACTAAGTACAAAGGTTCGAATGAGGAGGAATATATTCATAGTAATGTAAAGGCTTTGCACTCGAAATTGGAAGATAAG CAAaaagaatataagaaaatcGAAGATGAACTTACCAAATATTATGGAAAAATggaatcaattaaatttaatcctacagaggaaaacgaaaagggCAATCTCGAGTTCACCCTAGCTTTACTGAAACGGCGAATGAAAGATACTTCTGCGGAGCGAAAAAAATTACGAGA AAtatctatgaaaaataattacaaagaattatcgataaaagagaatgaaaataatatccaCAAGGAACCTCTGAAAATGGATAGTACATCAATGGGAGGAAATTTAGAGCGTTCGTACTCCAGTCCAAACTTATTACAG TTGATGGATCGTAAAGCACCGCAAGTAGACAGAAGCTCGAAGCCACAAGTCTCGTCGTACAATCATAATGGGACTTATGGTGATAATAAAATGTCCCATTTGAGTTGGGCGAATCGGGAAGAAAGAATGACACCTGTTCATGGAAGTGTT TATCCAGGCATTACAGGGTTAAAAAACTTAGGCAACTCGTGTTACATGAACAGTATTATACAGTGCTTAAGTAATACCACGCATTTAGCCAAATACTTTATGGACAATTTGTACGCCGATGACCTAAATACTAATAACGATAACAATACGCAAGGCCAGGTTGTGGAAGAAGTAGCTCAAGTGATTAAAGCACTCTGGAGAGGTCAATACAAGAGCATATCACCACATGATCTTAAG ATCGCCGTGGGAcaatacaaattacaatttgaAAGTTACGAACAACAAGACTCTCATGAGTTCCTCACTTTTCTCCTAGATTGGATGCATGACGATCTAAAAAAG AATTGTAAAGTGCCTCTGGAAATGACAGTCGCCGAGAAAGCCTGGGATAAAGCGATGGATTCCCAAAAATCCATAATATCAGACTTGTTCTTTGGACAATTAAGGTCTACTATCACGTGCAGCTTTTGCAAGCAAAGTAGTACCACGTATGAGATTTTCAATAGCTTGACAATGTCGTTACCTCATGCCAATCGGTGTACATTAAAC gactgcattttaaaatttgtaagtgGACAGAAGGTAGTAGGATGGAAGTGTCCAAAGTGCCAGACACCTCGAGAAGCTACGAAGAAATTTGATTTCGTAAAATTGGCGCCTATTATGGTTATACATTTAAATCGTTTCGCCGAGAGTGGTGGATGGCTCGAGAAACGAAACACTGCTGTAGATTTTCCACTCACAGATTTCAATTTGAAACCATACTTGGTGGCGGATAGTAGCAGTGCTACAATTTCGAATATTCGCAGTTATAATTATAGTTACAGTTTATATGCAATGTCTAACCATTATGGGACCATGGAAGGCGGCCATTATACGGCCTTCTGTAAAAACGCGACCCAAAATAA GTGGTATAAATACGACGATCAAACAGTCACGGAAGTTACGGTGAATCAAGTAAGGTCTCAGAACACCAATGCCTATCTCttattttatacatctttCTCGAgcaacattatgtag
- the LOC132913887 gene encoding peptide-N(4)-(N-acetyl-beta-glucosaminyl)asparagine amidase, whose product MDKNLLRSVELLKENEEEIRNDAENALLTVCQNILSHPNDKKYREVRLDHPLVTTKLLPALGGIECLFDIGFVETTDCLSLPQEASLSKLESLQKLLSKSTKASVTIDPALHSLIPLTFTVEENRFYKSIIDNFQKVLRYEDASLQEKAKKIIPIVDLEIATMTRLRQLHKHVKLNQSPPGVTKQYSEDDVDDVKDIFLMELLHWFKYKFFTWVDSPKCTACFSDCKHQNTVPPDDPRCSQVEIHKCTKCGTRVKFPRYIDPEPLLTLRRGRCGEWVNVFTLLCRTLGYDARCVHDETDHVWTEVWSIHEKRWIHLDPCEDVMDRPLMYEKGWKKKLSYVIAYSKDEVQDVTWRYTRNMLGVLKRRDISCESKLIQFIESLNKYHQSSPNYSATRRQYVIKRRLLELVELIHVPNKKNSDDNENYGGRSTGSYEWRLARGEISESKPKENYSWDISNYGEAFRLQYSVVNDVYMITDNSGTALTNIFGWQNGTNKIEGGMFRKEEHDWKVTYIARSPEATSGKIKWCFVVTKPNLYVRTFHLQATIRIFYEANVSWEVEAIFDNANQNKSVILPISDISDYRTDQLKGAVKLILTVTVSGGQGNCAWQHAQLFRQNIDCKVDKSLVINIELENR is encoded by the exons ATGGATAAAAATCTGTTACGATCTGTGGAATTGTTAaaagagaacgaagaagaaatacgAAATGATGCTGAAAATGCATTGTTAACTGTTTGTCAAAACATTCTGTCCCATCCAAATGACAAAAAATATCGGGAAGTACGACTTGATCATCCTCTAGTTACTACAAAATTGCTACCTGCTCTTGGAGGCATCGAATGTTTATTTGATATTGGCTTCGTCGAG ACCACTGACTGCCTCTCATTGCCACAAGAAGCATCACTTTCGAAATTGGAATCCCTACAAAAATTGCTTAGTAAAAGCACCAAAGCATCTGTTACTATAGACCCAGCATTGCATAGTTTAATACCGCTAACATTCACAGTGGAAGAGAACAGGTTTTACAAATCTATTATAGACAACTTTCAAAAAGTTCTGCGATACGAAGATGCAAGCTTGCAAGAGAAagctaaaaaaataatacccATAGTGGACCTTGAAATAGCTACCATGACTAGACTCAGACAATTGCacaa GCATGTGAAACTAAATCAGTCTCCTCCAGGTGTTACAAAACAATACAGTGAGGATGATGTTGACGATGTTAAAGATATATTTCTCATGGAATTGTTACATtggtttaaatataaattcttcacATGGGTCGATAGTCCAAAGTGTACTGCTTGTTTTTCAGATTGTAAACATCAGAACACAGTACCTCCAGATGATCCTAGATGTTCACAAGTGGAGATACATAA ATGTACTAAATGTGGAACACGGGTGAAATTCCCTCGTTATATCGATCCGGAACCATTGTTAACTCTAAGACGCGGACGGTGCGGAGAATGGGTGAACGTATTCACGCTTTTGTGTCGAACACTAGGATACGATGCAAGATGTGTACACGATGAAACAGATCACGTTTGGACAGAG GTATGGTCTATACACGAAAAAAGATGGATTCATCTAGATCCATGCGAAGATGTCATGGACAGGCCGTTGATGTACGAAAAGGGCTGGAAAAAGAAACTAAGTTATGTAATAGCTTATTCAAAAGACGAGGTGCAAGATGTTACTTGGAGATATACGCGTAATATGCTAGGAGTGCTGAAAAGAAGAGATATCTCCTGTGAAAGTAAACTGATACAGTTCATTGAATCATTGAACAAATATCATCAATCTTCCCCAAACTATAGTGCCACTCGCCGGCAATATGTGATAAAACGAAGACTTTTAGAACTTGTAGAATTGATTCATGTGcccaataaaaaaaattctgatGACAATGAGAATTATGGAGGACGATCTACTGGTTCTTATGAGTGGAGATTAGCGCGAGGAGAAATTTCTGAG tcgaaaccaaaagaaaattattcttgGGACATTTCAAACTATGGAGAGGCATTTCGTTTGCAGTATTCTGTCGTTAACGACGTATATATGATAACAGATAATAGTGGTACGGCATTAACGAATATATTTGGTTGGCAAAATGGAACGAACAAGATCGAAGGTGGAATGTTTCGTAAAGAGGAGCACGATTGGAAGGTTACCTATATAGCTCGTTCTCCAGAAGCTACTTCTGGCAAGATAAAATGGTGCTTTGTAGTCACGAAACCAAACCTGTACGTGAGGACGTTTCATTTACAAGCTAccataagaatattttatgaagCTAATGTATCGTGGGAAGTAGAAGCGATTTTTGACAATGCAAATCAAAATAAGTCTGTAATTTTACCTATTAGCGATATTTCTGATTATCGTACGGATCAATTGAAAGGAGCAGTGAAATTAATTCTCACGGTAACTGTTTCCGGTGGTCAAGGCAATTGCGCGTGGCAACACGCACAACTTTTTCGACAAAATATAGACTGCAAAGTGGATAAATCCTTAGTAATCAATATCGAACTAGAAAATCGGTAA